A single window of Polaribacter sp. SA4-10 DNA harbors:
- a CDS encoding lipopolysaccharide assembly protein LapB, whose protein sequence is MKKITFLLAAVLFLATAKTNAQDDAKRECTIKYNLFKGDYSSKKYDDAYTNWIYLMDNCKDLSVNIYKFGSTLAEDIRKDPALSKRVYEQRLQYFPTKNPAKVHSDYATYLADNKLASEDEIFSILEKGYSIDPTKMGVKNLYIYFQGVTDRNKDTNPQKVFDTYDDVLESVSKKLEGYSKNIVKLTKDSTKTLDKRDKSRLRAYTINSEALGTVESGLDAIISDIATCERLGPLYQRDFEENKSNAIWLKRAVSRMFNKGCQKEALYETLARAYAEASPSPDAYSFLANILEDNNDSSGAAQMREKAFNLETDPLKKAKYKLKFAQAARDRGQSSKARSLAREAIRFNPNFGKAYLFIANLYKSSVNSCGENEFEKRMVYVAALNQAQRAASVDPSISSLAGKYIRAYRANVPSQKVIFTAGINPGSKHTIKCWIGETVRVPTN, encoded by the coding sequence ATGAAGAAAATTACGTTTTTACTAGCTGCAGTGTTATTTTTAGCGACAGCAAAAACAAATGCTCAGGATGACGCAAAAAGAGAATGTACAATTAAGTATAACCTTTTTAAAGGAGATTATTCATCAAAGAAATACGATGACGCTTATACTAATTGGATTTATTTAATGGATAATTGTAAAGATTTATCTGTTAATATATATAAGTTTGGTTCAACTTTAGCAGAAGATATAAGAAAAGATCCTGCATTGTCTAAAAGAGTTTATGAACAAAGGTTACAATATTTTCCAACAAAGAACCCTGCAAAAGTACATAGTGACTATGCAACTTATTTAGCGGATAATAAATTAGCTTCTGAAGATGAAATTTTTTCAATTTTAGAAAAAGGATATAGTATAGATCCAACTAAAATGGGCGTTAAAAATTTATATATCTATTTTCAAGGAGTTACTGATAGAAATAAAGATACAAATCCTCAAAAAGTATTTGATACGTATGATGATGTATTAGAATCTGTAAGTAAAAAATTAGAAGGGTACTCTAAGAATATTGTTAAATTAACTAAAGATTCTACAAAAACTTTAGATAAAAGAGACAAATCGAGATTAAGAGCGTACACAATAAACTCAGAAGCACTAGGTACTGTAGAAAGTGGTTTAGATGCAATTATATCTGATATTGCTACATGTGAGCGATTAGGTCCATTATATCAAAGAGATTTTGAAGAAAATAAATCGAATGCAATTTGGTTAAAAAGAGCAGTATCTAGAATGTTTAACAAAGGTTGTCAAAAAGAGGCTTTATATGAAACTTTGGCGAGAGCTTATGCTGAGGCTTCTCCATCTCCAGATGCGTATTCTTTTTTAGCTAATATTTTAGAGGATAATAATGATTCAAGTGGTGCAGCACAAATGAGAGAGAAAGCATTTAATTTAGAAACAGATCCTTTAAAGAAGGCAAAGTATAAATTAAAGTTTGCACAGGCAGCTAGAGATAGAGGTCAAAGTAGTAAAGCAAGAAGTTTGGCAAGAGAAGCAATTAGATTTAACCCTAATTTTGGAAAAGCATATTTATTTATTGCTAATTTATACAAGTCAAGTGTAAATTCTTGTGGAGAAAATGAATTTGAAAAAAGAATGGTATATGTTGCAGCTTTAAATCAAGCACAAAGAGCAGCATCTGTAGATCCTAGTATTTCATCTTTAGCGGGTAAATATATTAGAGCTTATAGAGCGAATGTGCCAAGTCAAAAAGTGATTTTTACAGCGGGTATTAATCCAGGTAGTAAACACACTATTAAATGTTGGATTGGAGAAACTGTAAGAGTACCAACTAACTAA
- the lptC gene encoding LPS export ABC transporter periplasmic protein LptC produces MKNYKQILFKSITVVLTTVMLFSCANNTQQVRDFLASKNLPIGIAKNAYHVYKDSGRITSKLITPLLNDFSNRKEHPYNEFPKGIKIINFDKNGLDSVTITGNYALSYSKTSVSEIIGNVIVLNHTEESKLETEQLFWDENTKYFFSEKAFTLTSPTDTIYGVGFECKEDLSKHLAKKTTGKLQTKE; encoded by the coding sequence GTGAAAAATTACAAACAAATACTATTTAAAAGCATTACTGTTGTTCTTACAACAGTAATGCTTTTTTCTTGCGCTAACAATACACAACAAGTTAGAGATTTTTTGGCGTCTAAAAATTTACCAATAGGAATTGCCAAAAATGCTTACCATGTTTATAAAGATTCTGGTAGAATAACGTCTAAGTTAATTACACCTTTATTAAATGATTTTAGTAATAGAAAAGAACATCCTTATAATGAGTTTCCTAAAGGAATAAAAATCATTAACTTTGATAAAAATGGATTAGATTCTGTTACAATAACAGGGAATTATGCGCTTTCATATTCTAAAACCTCAGTCTCTGAAATTATTGGAAATGTAATTGTATTAAATCATACAGAGGAATCTAAATTAGAAACAGAACAATTATTTTGGGATGAAAATACTAAATATTTTTTCTCAGAAAAAGCTTTTACATTAACAAGCCCAACAGATACAATTTATGGAGTTGGTTTTGAATGTAAAGAAGATTTAAGTAAGCACTTAGCAAAAAAAACAACAGGAAAACTACAAACAAAAGAATAA
- a CDS encoding hemolysin family protein codes for MEIELIIIFTSIILSAFFSGMEIAFVSANKLHIELEKKRDGFIASILRKITQKSSKFITTMLVGNNISLVVYSYYMGNFLVKILPLDLFNEFSVLLIQTIISTIIILVTAEFLPKAIFRIYANEVLKIFALPAYVFYILFHFFSEFITVISDFFLRIFFKTNADEQQTEFSKEELGNYITEQLETGGDDFELDSEIQIFQNALQFHNVKAREVMVPRTEIIAVEIHEKVFNLKNIFIETGLSKVLVYKSSLDDVVGYVNAFELFKNPKTIKSILLPVEIVPESMMINDVLNGLMKKRKSVAVVVDEYGGTSGIITVEDIVEELFGEIEDEHDSQVFLEEKISESIFNFSARLEVDYLNEEYDLNIPKSEAYETLGGFIINHTENIPTQEEIVEIENFEIKILKTSSAKIDEVCFKIIEKEA; via the coding sequence ATGGAAATTGAACTCATAATTATATTTACATCAATTATCCTTTCCGCCTTTTTTTCTGGAATGGAAATCGCATTTGTTTCTGCTAACAAACTTCATATAGAGTTAGAGAAGAAAAGAGATGGATTTATAGCTAGTATTCTTCGTAAAATAACTCAAAAATCATCTAAATTTATTACAACTATGTTAGTTGGTAATAATATCTCATTAGTGGTTTATAGTTATTATATGGGAAATTTTTTAGTAAAAATACTTCCTTTAGATTTATTTAATGAGTTTTCTGTTTTACTAATTCAAACAATAATTTCTACTATTATTATATTAGTTACTGCAGAGTTTTTACCAAAAGCAATATTTAGAATTTATGCAAATGAAGTTTTAAAAATATTTGCTTTACCAGCGTATGTCTTTTATATTTTATTTCATTTTTTCTCAGAATTTATAACTGTAATTTCAGATTTTTTCTTGCGTATTTTTTTTAAAACAAATGCAGATGAACAACAAACTGAATTTAGTAAAGAAGAGTTAGGGAACTATATTACAGAGCAATTAGAAACAGGAGGTGATGACTTTGAATTAGATTCTGAAATTCAGATTTTTCAAAATGCACTACAATTTCATAATGTAAAAGCTAGGGAGGTAATGGTGCCTAGAACAGAAATAATAGCTGTAGAAATTCATGAAAAGGTTTTTAATTTAAAAAATATATTTATAGAAACTGGCTTGTCTAAAGTTTTGGTTTATAAATCATCATTAGATGATGTTGTTGGTTATGTAAATGCTTTTGAGTTATTTAAAAATCCAAAGACAATTAAATCTATTTTACTTCCTGTAGAAATTGTTCCAGAATCTATGATGATTAACGATGTTTTAAACGGGTTAATGAAAAAGCGTAAAAGTGTTGCCGTTGTTGTAGATGAATATGGAGGCACTTCAGGAATAATTACTGTAGAGGATATTGTTGAAGAATTATTTGGAGAAATTGAAGATGAACATGATTCACAAGTGTTTTTGGAAGAGAAAATAAGCGAATCAATATTTAATTTTTCTGCAAGATTAGAAGTAGATTACCTTAATGAAGAGTATGATTTAAATATTCCGAAATCTGAAGCTTATGAAACTTTAGGAGGTTTCATAATTAATCATACAGAAAATATACCAACACAAGAAGAAATTGTTGAAATTGAGAATTTTGAGATCAAGATTTTAAAAACAAGCAGTGCTAAAATAGATGAAGTTTGTTTTAAAATAATTGAGAAAGAAGCTTAA
- a CDS encoding peptidylprolyl isomerase, with the protein MAVLSKIRERSMFLIIIIGLALFAFVLDPSTLGDFFNSSKVNEIGEINGESVSRQEFATAVEAYKQQAGANVSEMQAAKTVWNNIVRTKIYKNQLSEAGITVGEADVWKEVLNAPSVKGNPQFLNEAGLFDEAKFKQFLADTKENNPQMWSAWSNYMNQIRDNAERNTYNNLVTAGLGASLKEGENEHLIENTKLNAQFVFVPYTSVADSLVSVSKSDVEAYIKANPSNFQVEASRDVSYVKFDIIASAEDEEAIKSEVANLIEDSLDRNKETVVGFKNTTNDKEFLEEYNSDTNLDLNFKFNNDVNQVVASKIFEGSKGDVFGPYKDNGFFKIAKITEVANMPDSVKASHILIPFVGAQRATPDITRTEEEARKLADSLLNIAKRNKSKFAGLAKEFSSDKSNSEKGGDLDWFNYSRMTPAFRDFSFSNKKGALGVVKTPFGFHIIKIDDQKNNQKVLKLATYSRKIVASETTENTMFQKAEQFALSVSKDKKFFEIAKENKYTTRPAIGLKVLDESVPGLGNQRQIVSWAFGKNTKTGDFKRFDLEGSHVVAFVTANAKKGLIQAAKATNRVKPILLNEKKATLISDKLKGSTLQEIAKANNTSVRTASGINLKNPTLSGAGSEPKVVGAMYNAELNKMYANIEGNRGVFVFTVSKKELPTALPNYDAARKKISQTRKSQTFKMYEAIKNASTIEDNRANIYSAN; encoded by the coding sequence ATGGCAGTATTATCGAAAATTAGAGAACGCTCAATGTTCTTAATCATCATAATTGGTTTAGCACTTTTTGCTTTTGTATTAGACCCTTCAACTTTAGGAGACTTTTTTAACTCTAGTAAAGTAAATGAAATAGGAGAAATTAATGGAGAATCTGTCTCTAGACAAGAGTTTGCAACTGCTGTAGAAGCCTACAAGCAACAAGCTGGAGCTAACGTTTCTGAGATGCAAGCAGCAAAAACTGTTTGGAATAACATTGTTAGAACAAAAATCTATAAAAATCAATTATCTGAAGCAGGAATAACTGTTGGTGAAGCAGATGTTTGGAAAGAAGTTCTTAATGCACCTTCTGTAAAAGGGAATCCACAATTCTTAAATGAAGCAGGTTTATTTGATGAAGCTAAATTCAAGCAATTTTTAGCTGATACTAAAGAAAATAATCCGCAAATGTGGAGTGCTTGGTCTAATTACATGAATCAAATTAGAGACAATGCAGAAAGAAATACATATAATAATTTAGTAACTGCCGGTCTTGGAGCTTCTTTAAAAGAAGGTGAAAACGAACACTTAATAGAAAACACTAAATTAAACGCTCAGTTTGTATTTGTCCCTTATACAAGTGTTGCAGATAGTTTAGTTTCTGTATCAAAATCAGATGTAGAAGCGTATATTAAAGCAAATCCATCAAATTTTCAAGTAGAGGCATCTAGAGATGTTTCTTATGTTAAGTTTGATATAATAGCTTCTGCAGAAGATGAAGAAGCTATTAAAAGTGAGGTAGCAAATTTAATTGAAGATTCTTTAGATAGAAATAAAGAAACTGTTGTTGGTTTTAAAAACACTACTAATGATAAAGAGTTTTTAGAAGAATATAATTCTGATACTAATTTAGATTTAAATTTTAAATTCAACAATGATGTAAATCAAGTAGTTGCAAGTAAAATTTTTGAAGGATCTAAAGGTGATGTTTTTGGACCTTATAAAGATAATGGATTTTTTAAAATAGCTAAAATTACAGAAGTTGCTAATATGCCAGATTCTGTAAAAGCGAGCCATATTTTAATTCCTTTTGTTGGAGCACAAAGAGCAACTCCAGATATTACAAGAACTGAAGAGGAAGCTAGAAAATTAGCAGATAGTCTTTTAAATATTGCAAAAAGAAATAAAAGTAAGTTTGCTGGATTAGCAAAAGAGTTTTCATCTGATAAATCAAATTCAGAAAAAGGAGGAGATTTAGATTGGTTTAACTATTCTAGAATGACACCTGCTTTTAGAGATTTTTCTTTTTCAAACAAAAAAGGAGCTTTAGGTGTTGTGAAAACTCCATTTGGATTTCATATTATAAAGATTGATGATCAAAAGAATAATCAAAAAGTTCTTAAGTTAGCTACTTATAGTAGAAAAATTGTGGCTTCAGAAACAACAGAAAATACAATGTTTCAAAAAGCAGAACAATTTGCATTGTCTGTTTCTAAAGATAAAAAATTCTTTGAGATTGCTAAAGAAAATAAATATACTACAAGACCAGCAATTGGTTTAAAAGTTTTAGATGAGAGTGTTCCTGGATTAGGAAACCAAAGACAGATAGTTAGTTGGGCTTTTGGAAAAAACACTAAAACAGGAGATTTTAAACGTTTTGATTTAGAGGGAAGCCATGTAGTTGCTTTTGTTACTGCAAATGCTAAAAAAGGTTTAATTCAGGCTGCTAAAGCTACAAATAGAGTAAAACCTATTTTGTTAAATGAAAAGAAAGCAACGTTAATTTCTGATAAATTAAAAGGGAGTACTTTACAAGAAATTGCAAAAGCTAATAATACAAGTGTAAGAACTGCAAGTGGTATTAATTTAAAGAATCCTACCTTATCTGGAGCAGGTTCTGAGCCAAAAGTGGTTGGTGCAATGTACAATGCAGAATTAAATAAAATGTATGCTAATATAGAGGGTAATAGAGGTGTGTTTGTTTTTACAGTTTCTAAAAAAGAATTGCCTACAGCATTACCAAATTATGATGCTGCAAGAAAAAAGATTTCTCAAACTAGGAAGAGCCAAACATTTAAAATGTATGAAGCAATTAAAAATGCTTCTACTATAGAAGATAATAGAGCTAACATATATAGTGCAAACTAG
- the rho gene encoding transcription termination factor Rho encodes MFEISELKAKTLADLQLIAKSIGLTKTSQLKKLDLVYQILDTQAANPAEKIIPSTNEEKVKTEKPRRKRVVKTQPLSSNSTQNTPVTLDETKEIEPIEKPIPVKVPQHKPVVRKEEKREVIVKAEVQKETEVEKKEKEVEKPTSNQNKPQQNKPQQNKPKQNSPQVNKNRPKENRDKKPVVSRGNKSNNRYKDPDFEFDGIIESEGVLEMMPDGYGFLRSSDYNYLSSPDDIYVSQSQIKLFGLKTGDTVRGNVRPPKEGEKYFPLIRVSKINGLNPNIVRDRVSFEHLTPLFPEEKFNLAEKGSSLSTRIIDLFSPIGKGQRGMIVAQPKTGKTMLLKDVANAIAMNHPEVYQIVLLIDERPEEVTDMQRSVRGEVVASTFDEPADKHVKVANIVLEKAKRLVECGHDVVILLDSITRLARAYNTVAPASGKILSGGIDANALHKPKRFFGAARNIEGGGSLTIIATALTETGSKMDEVIFEEFKGTGNMELQLDRNISNRRIYPAIDLIKSSTRRDDLLLDAKTVQRMWVLRKYLADMNPIEAMEFINDRIKFSKNNDEFLISMNG; translated from the coding sequence ATGTTCGAAATCTCTGAACTAAAAGCAAAAACTCTTGCTGATTTACAATTAATTGCTAAATCTATTGGACTTACAAAAACAAGTCAACTAAAAAAATTAGATTTAGTGTATCAAATATTGGATACACAGGCTGCTAATCCTGCAGAAAAAATTATTCCTTCTACAAATGAAGAAAAAGTTAAAACTGAAAAACCAAGAAGAAAGCGCGTAGTTAAAACACAACCTCTTTCTTCAAATAGTACTCAGAACACTCCAGTTACCCTTGATGAAACTAAAGAAATAGAACCTATAGAAAAACCAATACCGGTAAAAGTTCCTCAACATAAGCCTGTTGTTAGAAAAGAGGAGAAAAGAGAAGTTATTGTTAAAGCTGAAGTTCAAAAAGAAACTGAAGTGGAAAAGAAGGAAAAAGAGGTTGAGAAACCTACTTCTAACCAAAATAAGCCTCAGCAAAATAAACCACAACAAAACAAACCGAAACAAAATAGTCCCCAGGTAAATAAAAACAGACCTAAAGAAAATAGGGATAAAAAACCAGTAGTTAGTAGAGGTAATAAATCTAATAATAGATATAAAGACCCAGACTTTGAGTTTGATGGAATAATAGAAAGTGAAGGTGTATTAGAAATGATGCCAGATGGTTATGGTTTTTTACGTTCTTCAGATTATAATTATTTATCATCTCCAGATGATATTTATGTTTCTCAATCTCAAATTAAATTATTTGGATTAAAAACAGGAGATACCGTAAGAGGTAATGTTCGTCCACCAAAAGAAGGTGAAAAATATTTTCCTTTAATTAGAGTTTCAAAGATAAACGGATTAAATCCTAACATTGTTAGAGATAGAGTTTCTTTTGAACATTTAACGCCTTTATTTCCAGAAGAAAAATTCAATTTAGCAGAAAAAGGAAGCTCCCTATCAACAAGAATTATTGATTTATTTTCTCCAATAGGAAAAGGTCAAAGAGGAATGATTGTAGCGCAACCAAAAACTGGTAAAACTATGTTATTAAAGGATGTTGCCAATGCCATTGCAATGAATCATCCAGAGGTTTATCAGATAGTTTTATTAATAGATGAACGTCCAGAAGAAGTAACAGATATGCAACGTAGCGTTCGTGGAGAAGTAGTAGCGTCTACTTTTGATGAACCTGCAGACAAACATGTTAAAGTTGCTAACATTGTTTTAGAAAAAGCAAAACGTTTAGTAGAATGTGGACATGATGTAGTTATTCTTTTAGACTCAATTACACGTTTAGCAAGAGCTTATAATACGGTTGCTCCAGCTTCAGGAAAAATACTTTCTGGTGGTATAGATGCAAATGCATTACACAAACCAAAACGTTTCTTTGGAGCCGCTAGAAATATTGAAGGAGGAGGTTCTTTAACTATTATAGCAACTGCTCTTACTGAAACAGGTTCTAAAATGGATGAAGTTATCTTTGAAGAATTTAAAGGAACTGGTAATATGGAATTACAGTTAGATAGAAATATTTCTAACCGTAGAATTTATCCTGCTATTGATTTAATTAAATCTTCTACAAGACGTGATGATTTATTATTAGATGCTAAAACAGTACAAAGAATGTGGGTTTTACGTAAGTACCTAGCAGATATGAATCCTATTGAAGCAATGGAGTTTATTAACGATAGAATTAAATTCTCTAAAAACAATGATGAGTTTTTGATCTCTATGAATGGTTAA
- a CDS encoding DUF4293 domain-containing protein → MIQRIQTIYLLLASAVSGGLIFVFNLWSTLKENIFTLDLFLEETIQLKLIPVLFLASAIISFIAVFLYKNRQLQFVIGRVVILINLFLLGLLIYLSLTLPGEVSISEKGIGMFLPILAILLIVLANKAIKKDEDLVKSVDRLR, encoded by the coding sequence ATGATTCAAAGAATACAAACCATATATTTATTATTAGCATCAGCAGTTTCTGGTGGATTAATTTTTGTATTCAATTTATGGAGTACTTTAAAAGAAAATATTTTTACGTTAGATTTATTTCTAGAGGAAACTATTCAATTAAAGTTGATTCCAGTTTTATTTCTAGCATCTGCAATTATTTCATTTATTGCTGTTTTTTTATATAAAAACAGACAATTGCAGTTTGTAATAGGACGTGTTGTTATTTTGATCAATCTTTTTTTATTAGGATTATTGATTTATTTATCTCTAACATTACCTGGAGAAGTTTCGATTTCGGAGAAAGGTATTGGGATGTTCTTACCAATTTTAGCTATTTTGCTTATTGTTTTGGCAAATAAAGCTATTAAAAAGGATGAGGATCTTGTAAAATCTGTAGATAGATTGCGATAA
- a CDS encoding response regulator transcription factor, which translates to MKEKIYVHVADDHKILIEGIIAVINTDNEIEIKGYSLTGQEVVDWFEVKDNNADVLILDITMPILDGFQVLKHFKKNKIDQKVIVLSSYDDVKIVQEVLNLGCKGYISKNNAGEHIVNAIKAVAKGEQYFSNDIQSSLLKSLSGQIVPQGEMPDNFLLDSLTDREIDVLKLITKEYSTIQMADFMHLSVNTIETYRKNLLKKLNVKNAVGLAMYAVKNKVV; encoded by the coding sequence ATGAAAGAGAAAATATACGTTCATGTAGCTGATGATCATAAGATCTTAATTGAAGGGATTATTGCTGTTATAAATACGGATAATGAGATTGAAATTAAAGGATATTCTTTAACAGGACAGGAAGTAGTAGATTGGTTTGAAGTAAAAGATAACAATGCTGATGTTTTAATATTAGATATTACAATGCCTATATTAGATGGTTTTCAGGTTTTAAAACACTTCAAGAAAAATAAAATAGACCAAAAAGTTATTGTTCTTTCTAGTTATGATGATGTTAAAATTGTTCAGGAAGTATTAAACCTTGGTTGTAAAGGATATATTTCTAAAAATAATGCAGGAGAGCACATAGTTAATGCTATAAAAGCGGTTGCAAAAGGTGAGCAATATTTTAGTAATGATATTCAAAGTAGTTTATTAAAATCATTATCAGGTCAAATAGTTCCTCAAGGAGAAATGCCAGATAACTTTTTGCTAGACAGTTTAACAGATAGAGAGATAGATGTTCTTAAGTTAATTACTAAAGAATATAGCACTATACAAATGGCAGATTTCATGCATCTAAGTGTAAATACAATAGAAACATATAGAAAGAATTTATTAAAAAAATTAAATGTAAAAAATGCAGTAGGTCTAGCAATGTATGCAGTAAAAAACAAGGTGGTATAA
- a CDS encoding tetratricopeptide repeat-containing sensor histidine kinase, giving the protein MVRKLKLLFIFAFFSFFQLKATINKAHISEEASFKEASSAFLFQKDSVFDAKYKSIVKLYKEEKFIEALKKSLEIYDGLESRENNNSQYRITTLIADIYDKTNKYHKALQYHKEALFILNNSSLKESNYGLFVNSNYAKTILRIGSFYHKLSNIDSAKFYYEKLEKFSSLNKDVLGFKATSFGNLSGIFEKDSLFEKAKEYAIKAIDIHKIRNDRAGQAIAVNNLGNIYLSLGDYKKSKELYQKGIGLIENDNSPIAIRYKASLYSNLAWAMRNLKDYNAYDIQELSYEIEDGIRDMEVRTMIETVAAEYDVKEVKKEEENKRVEDQRTFWVYGVGSFIVIISLLYWVNYYKLRQKNLGLKLSQSQLLQNQNLEKLKSDSQIRILNATIDGKESERKQIAETLHDSVSALLSSANLHLQATRKQYIGEIPLEIGKTQEIITEASQKIRDLSHTLVSSVLLKFGLNYAVTDMAEKYSNSQIKIKTQVTNIRRYDQNFEIKVYNIIQEFINNILKHSDANNATVNLAEVDTKLCIKISDDGVGFDKTKIGSKDGLGLNQIDARIQMMKGKFQIDTSVNNGTYISVELPILEKETFIHA; this is encoded by the coding sequence TTGGTAAGGAAATTAAAGTTATTATTTATTTTTGCTTTTTTTAGCTTCTTTCAATTAAAAGCTACAATTAATAAAGCACACATCTCAGAAGAAGCTTCTTTTAAAGAAGCTTCTTCTGCTTTTTTGTTTCAGAAAGATTCAGTTTTTGATGCAAAATATAAAAGTATTGTAAAACTATATAAAGAGGAGAAATTTATTGAAGCTTTAAAAAAATCATTAGAAATTTATGATGGTTTAGAAAGTAGAGAAAATAATAATTCTCAATATAGAATAACAACATTAATTGCAGATATCTATGATAAAACTAATAAGTATCATAAAGCACTTCAATATCATAAAGAAGCCCTTTTTATATTAAATAACAGTTCATTAAAAGAGAGCAACTATGGTCTTTTTGTTAATTCAAATTACGCTAAAACTATTCTTAGAATTGGTAGTTTTTATCATAAATTATCTAATATTGACAGTGCTAAATTCTATTATGAGAAATTAGAAAAATTTTCATCTCTCAATAAAGATGTTTTAGGTTTTAAAGCTACCTCTTTTGGTAATTTATCAGGTATTTTTGAAAAAGATTCTTTATTTGAGAAAGCAAAAGAGTACGCAATCAAGGCTATAGATATTCATAAAATTAGAAACGATAGAGCAGGACAAGCAATTGCTGTTAATAATCTAGGAAACATTTATTTATCTTTAGGAGATTATAAAAAATCTAAAGAGTTGTATCAGAAAGGAATAGGTTTAATAGAGAATGATAATAGTCCAATCGCTATTAGATACAAAGCTAGTTTATATTCCAATTTGGCTTGGGCAATGAGAAACCTTAAAGATTACAATGCCTATGATATACAAGAGCTTTCTTATGAAATAGAAGATGGAATTAGGGACATGGAGGTAAGAACGATGATTGAAACTGTAGCTGCTGAATATGATGTTAAAGAAGTTAAAAAAGAAGAAGAGAATAAACGAGTAGAAGATCAAAGAACTTTTTGGGTTTATGGGGTAGGTAGTTTTATTGTTATCATTTCATTGTTGTATTGGGTTAATTACTATAAACTACGACAAAAGAATTTAGGTTTAAAACTATCACAATCTCAATTACTTCAAAATCAAAATTTAGAAAAATTAAAATCAGACTCACAAATTAGAATTCTAAATGCTACTATTGATGGTAAAGAATCTGAGAGAAAACAAATTGCCGAAACTTTGCATGATAGTGTAAGCGCTTTATTATCTTCTGCAAACTTACATTTACAAGCTACAAGAAAGCAGTATATTGGTGAAATACCTCTAGAAATTGGTAAAACACAAGAAATAATTACTGAAGCTTCACAAAAAATTAGAGATTTATCTCACACGTTAGTTTCTTCTGTTTTATTAAAATTTGGATTAAATTATGCCGTAACTGATATGGCAGAAAAGTATTCAAACTCTCAAATAAAAATAAAAACTCAAGTAACAAATATTAGAAGATATGATCAAAATTTTGAAATTAAAGTATACAATATTATTCAAGAGTTTATTAATAATATATTAAAACACAGTGATGCAAATAACGCAACAGTAAATTTAGCAGAAGTAGATACTAAACTTTGTATAAAAATCTCTGATGACGGTGTTGGGTTTGATAAAACAAAAATAGGTTCAAAAGACGGATTAGGTCTTAACCAAATAGATGCAAGAATTCAAATGATGAAAGGAAAATTTCAAATAGATACATCAGTAAATAATGGAACATATATAAGTGTAGAATTACCAATTTTAGAAAAGGAAACTTTTATTCACGCTTAG
- a CDS encoding metallophosphoesterase, which produces MKKILLLSDTHSFIDAQILKFVKQADEVWHVGDIGDLNVTDTIQKHKPLRAVFGNIDDQDARAEFPLDLKFEVENVAVWMTHIGGYPNNYYQRIREEIKNNPPKIFISGHSHILKVQYDKKLNLLHLNPGAAGKHGFHKVRTMLRFCLENGEIKDLEIIELAKRE; this is translated from the coding sequence ATGAAAAAAATATTATTACTTTCAGATACACATAGTTTTATTGATGCTCAAATTTTAAAGTTTGTAAAACAAGCTGATGAAGTTTGGCATGTAGGTGATATTGGTGATTTAAATGTTACTGACACGATACAAAAACACAAACCTTTACGTGCTGTTTTTGGAAATATTGATGATCAAGATGCGAGAGCAGAATTCCCTTTAGACTTAAAATTTGAAGTAGAAAACGTTGCTGTCTGGATGACTCATATTGGAGGTTATCCTAATAATTATTATCAAAGAATACGTGAAGAAATCAAAAATAACCCTCCAAAAATATTTATTTCTGGGCATTCACATATCTTAAAAGTACAATACGATAAAAAATTGAACTTGTTACATTTAAACCCTGGTGCAGCAGGGAAACATGGTTTTCATAAAGTAAGAACAATGTTACGTTTTTGTTTAGAAAATGGAGAAATAAAAGATTTAGAAATTATAGAATTAGCTAAGCGTGAATAA